The window CTCTCTGGCATGCGGCCCACCGGCCCCCTTCATCTCGGACACTACTTCGGCGTCATCGCCAACTGGCTCAAGCTCCAGGAAGAGTACAACTGCTTTTTCTTCGTGGCCGACTGGCATGCCCTGACCAGCGAATACGCAGATCCTACCAAGATCAAGGGGTTCGTCCCCGGCTTGGTCAAAGACTGGGTCGCATCCGGCCTTGATCCGGAAAAATGTACGATTTTCCAGCAGTCCATGGTCAAAGAGCACGCTGAACTGCACCTGCTCTTCTCCATGACCACTCCGCTTGGCTGGCTTGAACGTTGCCCCACCTACAAGGAACAGAAGACCCAGTTGGCTGAGAAGAAGCTGAACACCTACGGTTTCCTCGGTTACCCGGTTCTTCAAGCTGCGGACATTCTGCTCTACAAGCCGTGCGCAGTCCCTGTCGGCAAGGATCAGTTGCCGCATCTGGAACTCACCCGTGAGATCGGTCGCCGTTTCAACCACCTGAACAAGACCGAACTGTTCCCGGAACCGGCAGACATGCTCACCGAAGAATGCAAACTGCCCGGTCTGGATGGTCGCAAGATGTCCAAGTCCTACGGCAACTCTATCCAGCTTTCCGAACCCATCGAGGAAATCATGCCCAAACTGCGGAGCATGAAGACCGACGAAAGCCGTCTACGCAAGTCCGATCCGGGCGATCCCGCAGTCTGCAACCTGTACCCGTACCACAAGCTCATGACCGATCCGGCCAAGCTGCCCGAGATTCAGGAAGGCTGCAAAAACGCCACTTGGGGTTGTGTTGATTGTAAGAAGGTACTCATGGAATCCATGGAAGCATTCCTCACCCCGTTCCACGAACGCCGCAATGCCTGCACCGATGAGCGCGTCGCCGAGATTCTGGACGCGGGCAACAAGAAGGCACGCGAATTCGCCATTAAGACCATGGACGAAGTACGCGGCGTCCTGAACTTCGACTTTTAATCTGCGCCCGTTTCCCATTTCCCAGCAATTGGGTTAGGCTTGGCCGCATCATATACAATTTATAAGGAGCATTTTTATGACAGCCCAAAAAGGCAGCACAGTTAAAGTTCACTACACCGGCACCCTGAAAGAAGACGGTAGCCAGTTTGATTCCAGCGAAGGTCGCGATCCTCTGGAGTTCAAGCTTGGTGAAGGCATGGTCATCGCCGGTTTCGAACGCGCTGTCATCGGCAAGTCCGTGGGCGATTCCGTGTCCGTGGAAGTTTCCCCCGAGGAAGGCTACGGCGAACCCAACGACCAGCTGGTGTTCCAGGTCCGCAAGGAGCAGTTGCCTCCTAACGTGGAACTGGAAGAAGGCATCATGCTGGAAATCCGCACTCAGGACGGCCAGCCCGCCTACGTGCGCGTGACCGCTTTCGACGACGAGATGGTCACTCTGG of the Pseudodesulfovibrio sp. zrk46 genome contains:
- the trpS gene encoding tryptophan--tRNA ligase; this translates as MSDNNRILSGMRPTGPLHLGHYFGVIANWLKLQEEYNCFFFVADWHALTSEYADPTKIKGFVPGLVKDWVASGLDPEKCTIFQQSMVKEHAELHLLFSMTTPLGWLERCPTYKEQKTQLAEKKLNTYGFLGYPVLQAADILLYKPCAVPVGKDQLPHLELTREIGRRFNHLNKTELFPEPADMLTEECKLPGLDGRKMSKSYGNSIQLSEPIEEIMPKLRSMKTDESRLRKSDPGDPAVCNLYPYHKLMTDPAKLPEIQEGCKNATWGCVDCKKVLMESMEAFLTPFHERRNACTDERVAEILDAGNKKAREFAIKTMDEVRGVLNFDF
- a CDS encoding peptidylprolyl isomerase; translation: MTAQKGSTVKVHYTGTLKEDGSQFDSSEGRDPLEFKLGEGMVIAGFERAVIGKSVGDSVSVEVSPEEGYGEPNDQLVFQVRKEQLPPNVELEEGIMLEIRTQDGQPAYVRVTAFDDEMVTLDGNHPLAGQTLCFDITVVEIA